The Denticeps clupeoides chromosome 5, fDenClu1.1, whole genome shotgun sequence genome includes a region encoding these proteins:
- the LOC114790860 gene encoding zinc transporter ZIP1-like, whose amino-acid sequence MALSSAPPQHPGLGWGSRMAGATVPDPGLALKSVALFVLLSATLLFGSAPLCIIRGTRWGKTDPEFHHKVFCYVSCFAGGVFLATCFLDLIPNYLVGISAAFQSLGIQLQFPLPEFIMAMGFFMVLVMEQIVLALKDESTKSSGERQALLVDSSVMSHEKVTLRHTPRGSSANHTWAECGGIGPVLKGLHLHVDLNSHSAIRAFLLVFSLSLHSVFEGLAVGLQQDTQNITDICLALLLHKSVIAFSLTLKLAQSQLRRVPLVMSLLLFSVMSPLGIAVGVILTELNLSPQHQLACATLEGLASGIFVYITFMEILPHELGSPKNRIPKVALLLTGFAVVTGVLFIKF is encoded by the exons ATGGCTTTGAGCAGTGCCCCTCCCCAACATCCTGGATTAGGCTGGGGGTCCAGGATGGCAGGTGCGACCGTCCCAGATCCTGGACTGGCACTGAAATCAGTGGCTTTGTTTGTGCTGCTCTCAGCAACACTTTTATTTGGCTCTGCCCCCTTGTGCATCATAAGAGGAACCAGATGGGGGAAAACAGATCCAG AATTTCATCACAAAGTTTTCTGCTATGTGAGCTGCTTTGCTGGAGGTGTGTTTTTAGCGACCTGTTTTTTGGACCTCATTCCCAATTACCTGGTTGGGATCAGTGCAGCGTTTCAAAGCTTAGGCATCCAG CTTCAATTTCCTCTCCCAGAGTTCATAATGGCAATGGGCTTCTTCATGGTACTGGTGATGGAACAGATCGTTTTGGCCCTCAAAGATGAGTCTACAAAGTCATCAGGGGAGAGACAAGCTCTTTTGGTGGACTCCAGTGTCATGTCACATGAGAAAGTGACTTTGAGACATACGCCCCGAGGCTCTTCTGCAAACCACACATGGGCAGAATGTGGTGGCATAGGCCCCGTTCTGAAAGGGCTTCATCTTCATGTAGACTTAAACTCTCACTCGGCCATCCGTGCCTTTCTCTTGgttttctccctgtctctccaCTCTGTGTTTGAGGGTTTGGCAGTGGGATTGCAGCAGGACACCCAGAACATCACAGACATCTGTCTGGCGTTACTGCTTCATAAGAGTGTCATAGCTTTTAGCCTGACTCTGAAACTTGCCCAGAGCCAGTTAAGACGTGTTCCCCTGGTCATGAGCCTCCTGTTGTTTTCAGTAATGTCCCCATTAGGCATAGCAGTGGGAGTGATCCTAACTGAGCTGAACTTGAGTCCGCAACATCAGCTGGCATGCGCCACTTTGGAAGGACTTGCCTCAGGGATATTTGTCTATATCACCTTCATGGAAATCTTACCCCATGAGCTGGGCTCTCCAAAGAATCGCATCCCCAAGGTGGCACTGTTGCTCACTGGTTTCGCCGTTGTCACTGGCGTGCTCTTCATCAAATTCTAA